From one Aquicella lusitana genomic stretch:
- a CDS encoding IS256 family transposase — protein MNNTKINLEQFDFNQFQEETIKKLKSGQPLTGKDGVLTPLIKQLLEVALDGEMDAHIADCKDDGQPNRRNGKTKKTVKTGTGSFELETPRDREGTFEPEIVKKRQTVLNESLDNKILSLYAISMSYESITEHLQEMYGLEISPAKISQITDKLLPVITEWRSRPLDAVYPIVFLDAMHFKVREEGKVVSKAIYSILGINKDGRKEIIGIYLSESEGARFWLGVLNDLRTRGVDDILIASIDGLKGFPEAIAEVYPRAEIQLCVVHQIRNSLKYVVSKDQKSFMLDLRQVYQAPNRDAAEQHLLELGEKWGKKYPAVIKSWHVNWETLSQYFKYPEELRRIVYTTNIIEGFHRQVRKYTKSKGAFVSENALMKLIYCACQKIMEKWNQPMHNWALIASQLQIYFDGRLKLELR, from the coding sequence ATGAACAATACAAAAATAAATCTTGAACAATTTGACTTCAATCAATTTCAGGAAGAGACAATAAAGAAGCTGAAATCCGGTCAGCCTTTGACCGGAAAGGACGGCGTACTTACCCCTTTAATCAAGCAATTATTGGAAGTAGCCCTTGATGGCGAAATGGATGCCCATATTGCCGATTGCAAGGATGATGGGCAGCCTAATCGCCGCAATGGCAAGACAAAGAAAACCGTCAAGACAGGTACTGGTTCATTTGAACTTGAAACACCTCGTGATCGTGAAGGCACTTTTGAGCCTGAGATTGTTAAAAAGCGCCAGACAGTATTGAACGAATCGCTCGATAATAAAATCTTGTCCCTGTACGCAATCAGCATGAGTTACGAGTCTATTACGGAACACCTGCAGGAAATGTATGGTCTTGAGATATCCCCTGCCAAAATCAGCCAGATAACCGATAAATTGTTACCCGTCATTACTGAGTGGCGCAGTCGTCCGCTGGATGCTGTTTATCCCATCGTGTTTCTAGATGCCATGCATTTCAAGGTTCGCGAAGAAGGAAAGGTTGTCAGCAAAGCGATTTATTCTATTCTTGGCATCAATAAAGACGGTCGCAAGGAAATTATCGGGATTTATCTTTCTGAGAGCGAAGGCGCACGTTTCTGGCTGGGCGTTTTGAATGACCTGCGCACTCGCGGTGTAGATGACATTCTGATTGCCAGTATTGATGGTCTTAAGGGCTTCCCGGAAGCAATAGCGGAAGTCTATCCCAGAGCCGAGATCCAGCTTTGCGTAGTGCATCAGATTCGCAATTCACTAAAATATGTTGTCAGCAAAGACCAGAAGTCATTTATGCTTGATTTACGGCAGGTATATCAGGCGCCGAACCGTGATGCTGCTGAACAGCACCTGCTTGAACTGGGCGAAAAGTGGGGTAAAAAATACCCTGCTGTTATCAAATCCTGGCATGTTAACTGGGAGACTCTGTCGCAGTATTTTAAATACCCTGAAGAATTGCGTCGTATAGTGTACACAACAAATATCATTGAGGGATTTCATCGTCAGGTTCGCAAATACACCAAGAGCAAGGGGGCGTTTGTGAGCGAAAATGCGTTAATGAAGCTGATTTACTGTGCCTGTCAAAAGATCATGGAAAAATGGAATCAGCCTATGCATAATTGGGCGTTGATAGCATCCCAGCTCCAGATTTATTTTGACGGTCGCTTAAAATTAGAACTGAGATGA
- a CDS encoding FRG domain-containing protein encodes MSNQKCGMLVTDAKSVSEFLNILNKRNERWRKNSTKRNYWVYRGQWEPTSLSLLPSSLRNNLGLETDRIKTEILQEVLPNGGNLESFAKNIANGYSTKSITLFNSALRQFSSDEIDRLKEILKQSVIELLLIKKFIDSCNKSALYLQSNEIKIKLNQSENNFITDEIIYFLDRALERWLKDCLDMEAMYRVKTYPPLIEYQDYYSLALSQHSGVPTRLLDWTYSSYIAAFFSAYQSVVKGGNEGNMCVYAFNTLYQNDVLIHRNSLRLHQNLKHNKFEFLHMQKGLFTEMRGADFYYFKHGEWPSLEEHINFYDEYVDDREHLYNLEKISLPASFANELLDELALEDITKATLMPTYFHCADSILKR; translated from the coding sequence ATGAGTAATCAAAAATGTGGAATGCTTGTAACTGATGCAAAAAGCGTAAGTGAGTTTTTAAATATATTAAATAAAAGAAATGAGCGATGGAGAAAAAATAGCACCAAGCGAAATTATTGGGTATACAGGGGACAGTGGGAGCCAACTAGTCTTTCGCTATTGCCCTCTTCGCTAAGAAATAATTTAGGATTAGAAACTGACAGGATTAAAACAGAAATATTGCAAGAAGTATTGCCAAATGGAGGCAATTTAGAGAGCTTTGCTAAGAATATTGCGAATGGATATTCCACTAAGAGTATTACCCTGTTTAATAGCGCTCTACGTCAATTTTCTAGCGATGAGATTGATCGCTTAAAGGAAATATTAAAGCAATCAGTAATAGAGCTATTATTAATAAAAAAATTTATAGATTCATGTAATAAATCTGCATTGTATCTTCAAAGTAACGAGATAAAAATTAAGCTTAATCAGAGCGAAAATAACTTTATTACTGATGAGATAATTTATTTTTTAGATAGGGCTTTGGAGCGCTGGCTGAAAGATTGTCTTGATATGGAAGCGATGTATCGCGTGAAGACATACCCGCCATTAATAGAATATCAAGATTATTATTCGTTAGCGTTATCGCAGCATTCAGGGGTGCCAACAAGACTGCTAGATTGGACATATAGCTCTTATATCGCAGCTTTTTTTTCAGCATATCAATCTGTGGTTAAGGGTGGCAATGAAGGTAATATGTGTGTCTATGCATTTAATACCCTTTATCAAAATGATGTTTTAATTCATCGAAATTCATTAAGGTTACACCAGAATTTAAAGCATAATAAATTCGAATTTTTGCATATGCAAAAAGGACTATTTACCGAGATGCGCGGCGCAGATTTTTATTATTTTAAGCATGGCGAATGGCCTTCGTTGGAGGAACATATAAACTTTTATGATGAATATGTTGATGATCGAGAACATTTATACAACCTAGAGAAGATATCTCTGCCCGCCAGTTTCGCCAATGAGTTGTTAGATGAGCTTGCATTGGAAGATATTACTAAGGCTACTTTGATGCCAACTTATTTTCACTGTGCGGATAGTATTTTAAAGAGATGA
- a CDS encoding serine/threonine kinase, protein MSSSRRKDSIARLFVDTSNKASDIKKTDHADKPRNKHHPLKIVELAVVDGFPLDPQRTLSAHDACDDFSLPPTLSLYDPSNDETDNDAFPTSLKPIDMTDCKFIKKIGSGSSADVFRATWQNKDIAVKKMDFSYIQFKREAAFLHKLTELNAPNIVQFIGYSTDNLNYFYLGMEYVPGGSLDCLLDSARELSWSLRISFMLDIARAIDFLHQMKILHRDVKSPNIFLRANFQLVLGDFGSAIYFDQKQSFAGTIAWMAPELFAQKPATPASDIFSVAVTFWEIASRQVPYEAHKEQSMIKIVSEGHRENIPLTCPKDIADLITESWDQDPTKRPTAGKLLARLSMLAEKSKINVSPIDVPEKEKSAKRNTDQKRFRSF, encoded by the coding sequence ATGAGTAGTAGTCGAAGAAAAGATAGCATCGCACGCCTTTTTGTTGATACATCAAATAAAGCGTCAGATATAAAAAAGACCGACCATGCTGATAAACCGCGGAACAAACATCATCCCCTCAAGATTGTAGAACTTGCTGTTGTGGACGGCTTTCCACTCGACCCTCAAAGAACGCTTTCGGCTCATGACGCTTGCGATGATTTTTCGTTACCTCCGACACTATCCCTTTATGACCCAAGTAATGATGAAACCGATAACGACGCTTTCCCCACATCATTGAAACCTATTGACATGACCGACTGTAAGTTTATAAAAAAAATTGGGTCGGGTAGTTCCGCCGATGTTTTTAGAGCCACCTGGCAGAACAAGGATATTGCCGTAAAAAAAATGGATTTTTCATATATTCAATTCAAGCGGGAAGCTGCTTTCTTGCATAAATTGACCGAATTAAACGCACCCAATATCGTGCAGTTTATCGGTTATAGCACAGACAACCTCAACTATTTTTATCTGGGCATGGAATACGTGCCGGGCGGAAGCCTGGATTGTTTGCTTGATTCAGCCCGGGAACTTTCCTGGTCCCTACGCATTTCATTTATGCTGGATATCGCGCGTGCCATTGATTTTTTGCATCAAATGAAAATATTGCATCGTGATGTTAAAAGTCCAAACATATTTTTGCGTGCAAATTTCCAATTAGTATTGGGTGATTTTGGCAGTGCAATTTATTTCGATCAGAAGCAATCTTTCGCAGGAACGATTGCCTGGATGGCACCTGAATTATTTGCACAAAAACCGGCAACACCCGCGTCTGATATCTTTAGTGTTGCAGTGACTTTTTGGGAAATTGCTTCCCGTCAAGTCCCTTATGAAGCCCACAAAGAACAGAGTATGATTAAAATCGTATCGGAAGGGCACCGGGAAAACATCCCTCTAACTTGTCCAAAAGACATAGCCGACTTAATCACTGAAAGCTGGGATCAGGATCCAACAAAGCGGCCGACTGCGGGAAAACTACTTGCCAGGCTTAGTATGTTAGCTGAAAAATCCAAAATAAACGTATCACCGATTGATGTTCCCGAAAAAGAAAAGAGTGCAAAAAGAAATACAGATCAGAAACGATTTCGCAGTTTTTGA
- a CDS encoding GyrI-like domain-containing protein has translation MKKEAATMPAMMLIGLSARTNNQNEMNPQTSKIASLVGHYFSQQIAAQIPARKNPGVTLAVYTDYESDEKGDYTYFIGEEVSSQTLIPAGMQALTIPAAHYQRFTTPVGKMPEVVIEAWQQIWKMSPAELNGHRSFQADFEVYDQRAADPHHTSLDIYIGIK, from the coding sequence ATGAAAAAAGAAGCGGCAACGATGCCCGCCATGATGTTAATTGGGTTGTCTGCACGTACCAACAATCAGAATGAAATGAACCCGCAGACGTCAAAGATTGCCAGTCTGGTAGGCCATTATTTCAGCCAGCAAATCGCAGCGCAGATACCTGCGCGTAAAAATCCGGGTGTTACGCTGGCAGTTTATACAGATTATGAAAGCGATGAAAAAGGCGATTACACTTATTTTATAGGTGAAGAAGTCAGTTCACAGACATTAATCCCTGCCGGTATGCAAGCGTTAACTATCCCTGCGGCTCATTATCAACGATTTACGACACCGGTGGGCAAAATGCCTGAAGTTGTCATCGAGGCCTGGCAGCAAATCTGGAAAATGTCACCCGCTGAACTCAATGGTCATCGAAGTTTTCAGGCAGATTTTGAAGTGTATGACCAACGCGCGGCAGATCCGCATCATACCAGTCTGGATATTTATATTGGAATAAAATAG
- a CDS encoding GNAT family N-acetyltransferase, producing the protein MPQNNPMKIRSFSPDDATWLEELMNRDWGGLPLVIRGKKYNPVVLDGVIAENENGIAGFLFYEMQGENCEIIVFEVFDKFKGTGTILLDELKRIAKDNNCKRIYLMTTNDNLDALRFYQKRGFHICGIHMDSVKVSRKIKPLIGMTGDYGIPMRDEIDLEFLFSE; encoded by the coding sequence ATGCCGCAAAATAATCCAATGAAAATAAGGTCTTTCTCTCCTGATGACGCCACATGGCTAGAAGAATTAATGAACAGGGACTGGGGTGGCTTGCCTTTGGTCATTCGAGGTAAAAAATATAATCCGGTTGTTCTAGATGGGGTGATTGCCGAAAATGAAAATGGCATTGCGGGATTTTTATTTTACGAAATGCAAGGTGAGAATTGTGAAATAATCGTGTTTGAAGTTTTTGATAAATTTAAAGGTACCGGCACAATCCTTTTAGATGAATTAAAACGAATAGCGAAAGATAACAATTGCAAAAGAATATATTTAATGACGACGAATGATAATTTGGATGCACTACGATTTTATCAAAAAAGAGGATTTCATATTTGTGGTATTCACATGGATTCAGTGAAAGTTTCAAGAAAAATAAAACCCTTGATAGGCATGACGGGCGATTATGGCATTCCCATGCGAGATGAGATCGATTTGGAGTTTTTATTCTCCGAATGA
- a CDS encoding YecA family protein, producing MSWEKFTEFMNGFAAANLLMNRAGNNGCFVEYVCLATSVIDALLRTGLILRHQLDTASTEIPTELIFQSDDDKIISERAIYANALEKNILTQIEYEKIENLYQRRNKVVHRYIISEITTDQVLQIANEYQQLIDEISKIIYGLEEEQIKRRVGITVSDDNVPETLKNKTKSLIHEMAKQKHGHPLLSKNLMGTHDRYTRVKIQRNSLCPCGSGKKYKKCCLRY from the coding sequence ATGAGCTGGGAAAAATTTACAGAATTTATGAATGGATTTGCCGCAGCTAACTTGCTCATGAATCGAGCAGGTAACAACGGATGTTTTGTTGAGTATGTATGTTTGGCAACATCAGTAATAGATGCTTTGTTGCGAACTGGTTTAATTTTGCGGCATCAACTTGATACTGCTAGCACTGAAATTCCTACTGAATTAATTTTTCAAAGTGATGACGATAAGATTATATCTGAGCGGGCTATTTATGCGAATGCTCTTGAAAAAAACATTCTTACTCAGATTGAGTATGAGAAAATTGAAAATCTTTATCAACGCAGAAATAAGGTAGTTCATCGATACATTATAAGTGAAATAACAACTGACCAAGTGCTTCAAATTGCAAATGAATATCAGCAACTGATTGATGAGATTAGTAAGATTATTTATGGATTAGAAGAGGAGCAAATAAAACGTAGGGTTGGGATTACTGTATCAGATGATAATGTACCTGAAACATTAAAAAACAAGACGAAGTCACTAATACATGAAATGGCCAAACAAAAACATGGCCATCCTTTGCTATCTAAGAATTTGATGGGGACACATGATCGATATACAAGAGTTAAAATTCAGAGAAATTCTCTTTGTCCCTGTGGTAGCGGCAAAAAATATAAGAAATGTTGTCTGCGATACTAG
- a CDS encoding ISL3 family transposase, protein MPQKDIILSLPGFTIKNVSGHNPIIIDVHYRNKPRCPACNGRNVRKKASFIRRVRHEPIGHRQTVLRFKAYKLYCHTCQRYFNQQFPGINKYQRATERLHNHLYHRHTEGVSQQSLARDFKMGKATIERWHHQQYVLAHKEIDVRHCPTVLGIDEHFFSKKQGYATTFCNLRKHKIFDIVKGRSAKDLASYLDRLPGKDRVKVVCIDLSSTYRSIVHQYFPNAKIVADRFHVIRLMHHMCMQTYQEIDPKMKNKRGLLAALRTNPDNLTSDRLKKRDQYLNEHPATAAIYHFKRRLHRLLMKKTVFKSRCQRLIPVFLKMVTALKQSPFKRLVTLGKTLYQWREEVVRMWRFTKNNGITEGFHRKMKLIQRRAYGFRNFENYRLRVRVLCS, encoded by the coding sequence ATGCCCCAAAAGGATATTATCCTAAGTTTACCCGGCTTTACCATCAAAAATGTCAGTGGTCATAACCCGATAATTATTGATGTTCATTATCGAAACAAACCACGATGCCCAGCTTGTAATGGCAGGAACGTGCGCAAGAAGGCTAGCTTCATTCGGCGTGTTCGTCATGAGCCGATAGGGCATAGACAAACAGTGTTGCGCTTTAAAGCTTATAAACTCTATTGCCATACCTGCCAGCGTTACTTTAACCAGCAGTTCCCTGGTATCAATAAGTATCAGCGAGCAACAGAACGCCTGCATAATCACCTTTATCATCGACACACGGAAGGTGTTTCGCAACAGTCTCTCGCTCGTGACTTTAAAATGGGTAAAGCAACCATTGAGCGCTGGCACCATCAGCAATATGTGCTTGCTCACAAAGAAATTGATGTTCGACACTGTCCAACAGTGCTTGGCATTGATGAGCATTTCTTTAGTAAAAAACAGGGTTATGCCACCACGTTTTGTAATCTCAGAAAACATAAAATATTCGACATCGTTAAAGGTCGATCGGCAAAAGATTTGGCAAGCTATTTAGATCGACTACCCGGAAAAGATCGCGTAAAAGTCGTCTGTATTGACTTAAGTAGCACATATCGAAGTATCGTGCATCAGTATTTCCCTAATGCCAAAATCGTTGCTGATCGCTTCCATGTGATTCGACTCATGCACCATATGTGTATGCAGACTTATCAGGAAATTGATCCCAAAATGAAAAATAAACGAGGGTTATTAGCAGCACTCAGAACTAACCCAGACAATCTCACTTCAGACAGATTGAAAAAGCGTGATCAGTATTTAAATGAGCATCCTGCAACTGCTGCCATATACCATTTTAAACGGCGCTTGCATCGATTGTTAATGAAAAAAACAGTGTTCAAAAGTCGTTGCCAGCGGCTAATTCCAGTATTTTTAAAAATGGTTACAGCATTGAAACAGAGTCCATTTAAACGATTAGTAACGCTTGGCAAAACACTTTATCAATGGCGTGAGGAGGTGGTACGTATGTGGCGATTCACAAAGAACAATGGAATAACGGAAGGCTTCCATCGGAAGATGAAATTAATACAGCGACGAGCATATGGGTTTCGGAACTTTGAAAACTATCGGTTACGTGTTAGGGTGCTGTGTTCGTAA